Genomic DNA from Desulfuromonas versatilis:
AGGACGAAGCGGCCGTCCTCGCCCACCGCCGGGGAGGTGAAATCGGGCATGCGCCGGAAATCCGCATCCCGGTAGGCCATGGCGAAGGCGCCCGTCGCCGGTTTGCCCGAATCGTCCACCACGCGCCCGGCAAACCCCGTGGTCCCCGAGGTGAGGGTCCCCTCGCGCATCAGCATCGGCTGGCTGATCCCCTGCAGCACGAAATCGGCCCGGCTGGTCCGCCCCGGGCGGACCTCCACGGGGTTGTGCGCAAACAGCGCCCAGGCATCGCCGGGCCTCGGCGGGCCGACGATGGCCGCCCCGTGCCGCGAACGCGCCACCAGGTAGTAACGCCCCTCGACCAGGTCGAGAAAGTAGCGGCCGTCCTCATCCACGCTGGCCTCGAAATCGGCCGGCCCGCGCAAGCCCCCCCTGGCGCTTCGATAGGCGTAGACAAAGGCCCCGACGGCTGGCGCACCCTCGCGGTCGCTGACCGTTCCGGCGATGCCTGTGGCGCTACTCGCCTCCGGCAGGACCAGCTCGGGCGCCGAAATCCGGGCGCAGCCCCCAACCCACCAGAACCCCAGCACCAGCAGCAGTCCGCCCAGCCAATTTTTCCCAACCAGATTCCCCATAGTCGCCCCCGGAGCACGAAACCCCTGATGATAAAAAGCCCTGCCAGTTTCCCAAGGCAGGGCTTTATGTGTTTTACCAATCGCCAGTCACGATTCACCAATCACGGAACTATCAATTGATCTGCCGGAATTCCCCGTTCTGCACCTGGAGCAGAAACAGCCCCTTCTCGCATTCTCCCTGGCCATTGAAACCGGTGGTCCCGGTCACCCCGGGGTAATCCCGCAGCTGGGTCAGGGCCTGGAGCAGATCTTCGCGGCTGCGCACTTCGGGGCGATCGAGCACACTCAGCAGAATACCGGCCGCATCGAAGCCCTGGGCTTCGAGAATCGAGGGTTCTTCGCCGTACTTGGCGGTGTAGAGCGCGACGAACTCCCGCACCACGGGGTTGCTGCTGGCGAGGAAGAAACCGTCGGCGAAGACCGCCCCTTCCACATAGCGCCCAGCCACCCGCAGCAGGTCGGGCGAGTTCCAGCCGTTGATGCCCAGCAGGGGAAGCTTGTCGAGACCGTAAAAGGCCAATTGCGGTGCGACCAGGCCCACCTGGTCGGCGTAGTCGGGAATGAACAGGGCATCAAAGGGGGCTTCCGGCCTGGCGGGAGCCTGCCCCGGTTTGGCCTCCTTTTCCGGCGCGTCGGGGTTTTCCCCCTTGAGCAGCCTGACCTGGCGGCGAAAATCCGTGGCTTTCTCCGCATAACCCTCCCGGGCCACCACCCGGCCCCCGAAGGCCTCGACCTCCCGGCTGAACAGCTCGGCGAACTCGTAGCCCAGCTTGTTTTCGGGAAACAGGATGGCGAAGCGACGCAGCCCCTTTTCGCCCACCGCGTAGCGGACCAGGGTCTGGACCTGCTGGAGGTTGGTGAGAGAGTTGCGGAACACGTAGGGGCCAGTCTCGGGCAGCCCGTCGCGCTGGGAGAGGGTCAGCAGGGGCACCCGCTCCTGCTGAGCCCGCGTGGCGGCGGCCGCGGCGGCCCCGCCGGTCAGGGGCCCGGCGATGGCCATGACCCGTTGGCCGTTGGCCAGCTCGGCGACCTCCCGGGCACTGTCTTCGGGCTCGGCGCCGCTGTCCCGGAACAGCAGCTGCACGGCCGGGGCGCTCTGGTTGTGGATCTCCAGCGCCAGTTCCATGCCGCGGCGGACCAGCTGGCCGAAGGTGGCGTAACGCCCCGAGAGCGGCAGCAGCACGCCCACCGCACGCTGCAGGTAGGAACTGCCGCTGCTGCGGTCAAGCAGGCTGGCCGCCTCGGCCCGGTAGGGGAAGGCGGCGTTGCTGCGCACCGCCTCGTCGGCCAGCTGCTGGGCCCGCTGCCGGTCGCCGCCGGCCAGGGCCTGCTCGGCGAGTTTGAGGTTGACGTCGGCGCCGATCGGGGTCCCGCGGAACATGAAGGCGGCCTCCGCCAGCTCCGCGTCGCTCAGCTGGCCCTGCACCAGGCCATGGGCCTGGGCGAGCAGTTTTTCCGCTTCCGGGGCGGCGGTCGACAACAACCCCTGGTGAAGCAGGGCCAGGGATTCGAGGGGCCGTCCCTGGCGGCCTTTGGCCTCGGCCATGGCGCCGTAGAACAGGGCGCGGTCGCGGGAGGGCAGGCCATCGGGAGCAACCTGCTGCAGCAGGGACAAGCCGCGCTCGGCCTCCCCGGTGTGCACCAGGGCCGCCCCCTCCAGCAGGGTGAGCTCCTGGGTCCGCTGGGCCGCGGGAATGCGCTCCAGATAGAGCAGCGCCTCGTCGGGGCGCCCCTGATCGAAGAAAATCCGCCCCAGGTAGAGGTAGGCGGTGGGCAGCTGGGGCGAATTGTAGTTGCGCACCACGAAGCCGCGCAACAGGCCGAGGGCCTCTTCGCTGCGCCCGGCCTGGTACAGCTCGATCCCCTGCTGCAGGGAAGACTCGGTAGTGACCGGGCGCCGCTCCCCGAACAGGTCGACCCCGGCCGCCGTTGCACTGGCGGCAACTGCCCAGAAAGCGGCGGCCAGCACCAGCAGGCGAACCCCTCTGAACCCCGTCATGGCCCCTCCCTAAGAAAAAGCGGCGAGGCGGCAGCGATCCGGGCTGAAAATCCCCTTACGCCTTACGCCTTACCCCTTACGAAAATTAGCCGAAAAGCTCCTTGACCTTGTCGAAGAACCCCTTGCCCATGGGATGGACATCCTCGCCTCCCTCGCGGGCAAACTCCTCGAGAAGCTCGCGTTGACGCCCGGTGAGCTTGGTGGGGGTCTCGACCCGGATCACCACCAGTTGGTCGCCGCGCCCATACCCCTGGAGAACCGGAATGCCTTTGCCCGACAGGGTCAGCACCTTGCCCGACTGGGTTCCGGCGGGGATTTTAATCCGCACTTTCCCGTCCAGGGACGGCACGTCCAGTTCGCAGCCGAGGGCGGCCTGGGTGAAGGAGATGGGAACCTCGCAGATGACCGCCTGCCCCTCGCGCTTGAAGATCGGGTGCTCGCGCACCGAAATGACAACATACAGGTCACCCGGCGGGCCGCCGTGGCTGCCGAGATCACCCTCGCCGCTAAGCTTGAGCCGGCTGCCGGTTTCCACCCCGGCGGGGATTTTCAGCGAGATGGTGCGCTTGCCCTTGACCTTGCCGGCGCCGCGGCAGACCGGGCAGGGATTCTCGATGATCTTGCCCTCGCCCCCGCAGTCGGGGCAGGGCCGGGTCAGGGAAAAGAAGCCCTGCTGGTAGCGCACCTGGCCGGCGCCCTGGCAGGTGCCGCAGGTTTTCGGGCCGCTGCCCTGGCGGGCGCCGCTGCCGCCGCACTCCTCGCAGCTCTGGTGGCGGGGGATCTGGATTTTGGTGTCCAGACCGAAGGCCGCCTCCTCGAAGCTGATGGTGAGGTTGTAGCGCAGATCGTCGCCCCGGCGGCCGCGACCGCGACGCGCTCCACCGCCGAAGATGTCACCGAAGATGTCGCCGAAGATATCCTCGAAGGGGCTGCCGCCGAAGCCGAAGCCCTCGGAGGAGAAACCGCCGCCCCCGCCCAGGCCGGCATGGCCGAACTGGTCGTAGGTGGCGCGCTTCTGCCCGTCGGAAAGTACGGCATAGGCCTCGGAGAGTTCCTTGAACTGCTCCTCGGCCGCCTTGTCGCCGGGGTTCTTGTCCGGGTGGTATTGCAGGGCCAGACGCCGGTAAGCCTTTTTAATCTCGGTCTCGCTGGCGTTCCGATTGACCCCGAGCACCTCGTAATAGTCTCGCTTGGCCAAGCTTGTCCTTCCCTTGCAGGCGGCCGTCCAGGATGGCGCCTTGCAATGCTGCGAACGGCAACAGGAGCCGGATCGGGTCCGACTCCTGTTGCCGCAGGGTTATACACTATTCAACCGGGGGGGGGGGAAACTACTTCTTGCTGTCGTCGACTTCCTCGAACTCGGCGTCGACCACCCCTTCGTCCTTGGCGCCACCGGCCGGGCCGGCCTCCGGGGCCTCCTGGCCGCCCGCGGCCTGGGCTTTGGCGTACATCGCCTCGGCCAGCTTGTGCGAGGCCTGGGCCAGCGCCTCGGTCTTCTGCTGGATCTCTTCGGCGCTGTCGCCCTCCATGGCTTTCTTCAGCTCCTCGAGGGCGGACTTGATCTTGCCCTTGGTCTCCTCGTCCACCTGGTCGCCGTGCTCGGCGAGGGATTTCTCGGTGGTGTAGACCAGGCCATCGGCCTGATTGCGGGCCTCGATCAGCTCGCGCTTTTTCTTGTCCTCGGCGGAATGGGACTCGGCGTCCTTGACCATCTTTTCGATCTCGGCATCCGAGAGCCCCGAGGAGGCGGTGATGCGGATCGACTGCTCCTTGCCGGTGCCGAGATCCTTGGCCGAGACGTGCAGGATGCCGTTGGCGTCGATGTCGAAGGTCACCTCGATCTGGGGCACGCCGCGGGGCGCGGCGGGAATCCCCACCAGCTCGAAGCGGCCGATAGTCTTGTTGTCGGCGGCCATCTCGCGCTCGCCCTGCAGCACGTGCACCGATACGGCCGGCTGGTTGTCGGCGGCGGTGGAGAAGATCTGGCTCTTCTTGCAGGGGATGGTGGTGTTCTTCTCAATCAGCTTGGTCATCACGCCACCGAGGGTCTCGATGCCCAGCGACAGGGGGGTGACGTCGAGCAGCAGCACGTCCTTGACCTCGCCCTTGAGCACGCCGCCCTGGATGGCGGCGCCGATGGCCACCACCTCGTCGGGGTTGACCCCCTTGTTGGGGGTCTTGCCGAAGATTTCCTGGACCCGTTTCTGCACCGCGGGCATGCGGGTCATGCCGCCGACCAGGATCACCTCGTCGATCTCCGAGGCCGAGAGGCCGGCATCCTTGATGGCGATCTTGCAGGGCTCGACCAGCTTGTTGAGCAGGTCGCCGCAGATGCTCTCGAGCTTGGCGCGGGTCAGCTTGATGTTGAGGTGCTTGGGCCCGGAGGCGTCGGCGGTGATGAAGGGCAGGTTGATGTCGGTCTCCATGGAGCTGGAGAGCTCGCACTTGGCCTTCTCGGACGCCTCTTTCAGGCGCTGCAGGGCCATCTTGTCCTTGCGCAGGTCGATCCCCTGCTCCTTCTTGAACTCGTCGGCCACGTAGTCGATGATGCGCTGGTCGAAGTCCTCGCCGCCGAGGAAGGTGTCGCCGTTGGTCGACTTGACCTCGAAGACCCCGTCACCCAGCTCGAGGATGGAGATGTCGAAGGTGCCGCCGCCCAGGTCGAAGACCGCGA
This window encodes:
- a CDS encoding carboxypeptidase-like regulatory domain-containing protein: MGNLVGKNWLGGLLLVLGFWWVGGCARISAPELVLPEASSATGIAGTVSDREGAPAVGAFVYAYRSARGGLRGPADFEASVDEDGRYFLDLVEGRYYLVARSRHGAAIVGPPRPGDAWALFAHNPVEVRPGRTSRADFVLQGISQPMLMREGTLTSGTTGFAGRVVDDSGKPATGAFAMAYRDADFRRMPDFTSPAVGEDGRFVLYVPEPGRYCLAVRTRTRGQPMAGELYGTLGEGEAGCRRVGEGELLEVGTIVVRPYRR
- a CDS encoding penicillin-binding protein activator → MTGFRGVRLLVLAAAFWAVAASATAAGVDLFGERRPVTTESSLQQGIELYQAGRSEEALGLLRGFVVRNYNSPQLPTAYLYLGRIFFDQGRPDEALLYLERIPAAQRTQELTLLEGAALVHTGEAERGLSLLQQVAPDGLPSRDRALFYGAMAEAKGRQGRPLESLALLHQGLLSTAAPEAEKLLAQAHGLVQGQLSDAELAEAAFMFRGTPIGADVNLKLAEQALAGGDRQRAQQLADEAVRSNAAFPYRAEAASLLDRSSGSSYLQRAVGVLLPLSGRYATFGQLVRRGMELALEIHNQSAPAVQLLFRDSGAEPEDSAREVAELANGQRVMAIAGPLTGGAAAAAATRAQQERVPLLTLSQRDGLPETGPYVFRNSLTNLQQVQTLVRYAVGEKGLRRFAILFPENKLGYEFAELFSREVEAFGGRVVAREGYAEKATDFRRQVRLLKGENPDAPEKEAKPGQAPARPEAPFDALFIPDYADQVGLVAPQLAFYGLDKLPLLGINGWNSPDLLRVAGRYVEGAVFADGFFLASSNPVVREFVALYTAKYGEEPSILEAQGFDAAGILLSVLDRPEVRSREDLLQALTQLRDYPGVTGTTGFNGQGECEKGLFLLQVQNGEFRQIN
- the dnaJ gene encoding molecular chaperone DnaJ, producing the protein MAKRDYYEVLGVNRNASETEIKKAYRRLALQYHPDKNPGDKAAEEQFKELSEAYAVLSDGQKRATYDQFGHAGLGGGGGFSSEGFGFGGSPFEDIFGDIFGDIFGGGARRGRGRRGDDLRYNLTISFEEAAFGLDTKIQIPRHQSCEECGGSGARQGSGPKTCGTCQGAGQVRYQQGFFSLTRPCPDCGGEGKIIENPCPVCRGAGKVKGKRTISLKIPAGVETGSRLKLSGEGDLGSHGGPPGDLYVVISVREHPIFKREGQAVICEVPISFTQAALGCELDVPSLDGKVRIKIPAGTQSGKVLTLSGKGIPVLQGYGRGDQLVVIRVETPTKLTGRQRELLEEFAREGGEDVHPMGKGFFDKVKELFG
- the dnaK gene encoding molecular chaperone DnaK, producing MGKVIGIDLGTTNSCVAVMEGGEPVVIANSEGSRTTPSMVAFAESGERLVGQQAKRQAVTNPENTLYAIKRLIGRKFDSDAVRKDIEISPFKILKADNGDAWVEARGKNYSPPEISAMVLQKMKQTAEDYLGEEVTDAVITVPAYFNDSQRQATKDAGKIAGLNVLRIINEPTAASLAYGLDKKKEEKIAVFDLGGGTFDISILELGDGVFEVKSTNGDTFLGGEDFDQRIIDYVADEFKKEQGIDLRKDKMALQRLKEASEKAKCELSSSMETDINLPFITADASGPKHLNIKLTRAKLESICGDLLNKLVEPCKIAIKDAGLSASEIDEVILVGGMTRMPAVQKRVQEIFGKTPNKGVNPDEVVAIGAAIQGGVLKGEVKDVLLLDVTPLSLGIETLGGVMTKLIEKNTTIPCKKSQIFSTAADNQPAVSVHVLQGEREMAADNKTIGRFELVGIPAAPRGVPQIEVTFDIDANGILHVSAKDLGTGKEQSIRITASSGLSDAEIEKMVKDAESHSAEDKKKRELIEARNQADGLVYTTEKSLAEHGDQVDEETKGKIKSALEELKKAMEGDSAEEIQQKTEALAQASHKLAEAMYAKAQAAGGQEAPEAGPAGGAKDEGVVDAEFEEVDDSKK